Within Sorangiineae bacterium MSr11367, the genomic segment AACCCTAAACCCTCGCTTTTATGGTGACCCAAGCGGGGTGGGACTATGGTGGTCTGGATGGATCGTCGCGCCAGCCAGGTGATGCATGTGCAGGTCGCCGGCCAGCGGTACAAGGTCGTGAGCTCGTCATCGCAGGCCGAGTTGACCCGGCTCGCGGCCGCGGTGGACGCCAAGCTGGCCGAGCTCGCGCATCGACCCAACCCCGGGGCGCCGCCATCCATTGTGCTGGCCGCCATTGCCCTTGCCCATGACCTTGAGCAAGAGCGGGCGAAGCGTCAGCGCGTCGAGGTGAAGGTTCGTGATCTTCTGCGTCGGATCCTGGTGCGCATCGACAGCGCCCTGGAGTCGTCGGCAGAAGGGGAAGGCTCTCGTTCTGAATGATATCGGTGAACCAAGGCGCCCCCAGCGCCCAACTCGAGACCGAGCCGGTGGCTCCCAGCCAGCCCTCGTCCGTGTTTCACGTGAAACAGGGTGCGCCCCCTGCCCTGGCCCATCTTTCCGAGGCCATCGAGGCGCTCCGCACCCAGGACCTCCTCCGCGAGCGCCATGCTCCGCTCGACCCGACGTCCGTCTCCTTTTGCTCCAACGACTACCTTGGCCTCGCCAGCGTTCCCCTCACCGGGCACACCCCGCGCGGTGCGGGCGCCTCCCGCCTGATGGCCGGTGAGCGTGCGGCGCACGGGGAGCTCGAGCGCGCACTGGCCACCTGGCTGCGCACCGAAGACGCTCTGGTCTTCTCCAGCGGGTACGCCGCGAACCTCGGAGCGGTCGCCGCGCTGGCGCAGCCCGGGGACGTCGTCGTCAGCGATGCCCTCAACCATGCTTCGCTCATCGACGGGTGCCGTCTCTCCAAGGCGCGAACCATCGTCGTCCCCCACCTGGATCTCGATGCCGTTGGCCAGGCCATCGCCACTGCCGCCCCGGGGAGGGCTTGGGTCGTCGTCGAGTCCTATTACGGGATGGATGCCGACTCCCCCAACCTGCGTGCCCTTCGGGCCCTTTGCGACACGACCGGGGCCGCCCTCATCGTCGACGAGGCCCACGCGCTGGGCGTTTTTGGTCCCGATGGGCGGGGTCTGTGCGCCGAACAGGGCGTCATCCCCGACGTCCTCATCGGAACCATGGGCAAGTCCCTCGGCCATAGCGGGGCCTTCGTCGCAGGCTGCCGCGCCCTGACCACCTGGCTCTGGAACCGCGCCCGGCCCTTCGTGTTCTCGACCGGGATCAGCCCCGCGGTCGCGGCCAGCGCCCGGCGGGCCCTGGACCAGTCCGTCGCCGAACCCTGGCGACGCCACACGGTGCTCTCCCACTCGAACCACCTACGGGAGTCCCTGGACGCGATGGGCCTGACCGTCCTGGGCTACGGTCACATCCTCCCCATCGTCATCGGGGACGCTCGCGCAGCCGTCGAGGCCGCCGCCAAACTGCACGAGCATGGGCTTCACGTTCTCGCAGTGCGTCCACCTACCGTTCCCTACGGAACGTCGCGCCTGCGCTTGACCGTGACGGCCCGGCATACCGACGTTCACGTTGAGAACGCGATCCGCGCCCTTAGCCTTGTCCTTGCTACTTCGTTCGAAGAGCCCAAATCTTAACTTTCGCCCATCGGTCCAACAGAGGGGGAGTCTGCCTTGAGACGCATCGTCATCACCGGCACCGGTACCGGAATTGGTAAGACGCATTTCGCCTGCGCCATAGCTCGTGCGGCGTCCGCCCTGAAGTTGCGCGTGGCCGCCTTCAAGCCCGTTGAGACGGGGGTCGAGCCCGCGGGCGGTGAATACACCGACTCGGCCCAGCTGGCCGCCGTCTCATCGTTTCACGTGAAACGGTGGCTCGACCCCGTTTACACCTTTCGCGAGCCGATCTCCCCCCACCTCGCCGCCCGACGCGCAGGCATCTCTCTGGAGCTCCAGCCCATACTGGACGCCATCCGACTCTTCGATGACCTGGATCTCAACCTGGTCCTCCTCGAACTGGTGGGGGGCCTCTTCAGCCCCCTCAACCGGAAGGAGTCGAACGCCGACCTCGCCCTCGCGCTGCACCAGGCCGCGGTCGCCTCGGCCTCCGCCATCCCGATCACCCAGCAGATCGCCGTGGCCGCCGAGTCCAGCGGCGCCGGCGCCCCGGTCGTCGTCACCCCGCCGCCCGCCACCGAGATCCCCGGCTCCACCTCGGGAACCTGGTCCTCGTCCGGGGCCAGCCCGTCCGACCCCGCCTTTCCGTCCGCCGCCTGGTCTCGGGCCGATTCCTTTCCCCCCGAGCACACGGCCAGCACGCCCCCCGCCCAGGATGACTCCATCCCGCGTGTCGTCCTCGTCGCCCCGGACCGCCTTGGCGTCCTTCACGAGATTGCCGCCACCGCGCGCGCCGCGGAAGCCATGGGGCTGCCCATCGCTGGCGTGGTCCTGGCCATGCCGGAGCGCCCGGACTCCTCCACGGGCCTCAACGGCAGCGAGATCCAGTACGTCACTGCCGCCCCCTACCTCGGGACCCTGCGGCGTGCCCCCATCGACACCCTGGCTTCCGACCTGAAGATCAGCGGCTTCTTCAACCGCCTCTTCGGCTAGCCCCGCGACCCCTTCAGGACACGATCCAAAAAGCGACCGCCAAGACGCCAAGGTCGCCAAGAGAGATTTCCGGGGCGGGGCGCTCGCGGCAGCCCTTCCAACCCACCTCATTTCTTGGCGCTCTTGGCGTCTTGGCGGTTCCACTCCGCGCATGCCCCCGGACCGGGCTACTTCGCGCTCGACTTCGCCCAGAGGTTGATGCCCGCGTCGGTCGCGTGGCTGTCGATCTCCTTCAGTTCCGCGGCGCTGAACTCGAGCTTCGACAGGGCGGCCACGTTCTCCTCGAGCTGGGTCACCGAACTCGCCCCAATGAGGGTCGAGGTCATTCGCGCGTCCCGCAGGGTCCACGCCAGGGCCATCTGGGCCAGCGACTGGCCGCGCTTCTTGGCAATTGCGTCCAGCGCTCGAACCTTGGCCAGGTTCTCCTTCGAAAGCTGCTCCGTCCCCAGCGAGCCCGGGCGGCTTGCGCGCGAGCCCTCCGGAACGCCCTCGAGGTACCGGCTCGAGAGAAGGCCCTGGGCCAGCGGTGAGAAGCCGATGCAGCCGACACCCTCCCGCTCCAGCACGTCCAGCAGCCCGCCCTCGATCCACCGGTTCAGCAGCGAGTACGACGGCTGGTGGATCAGCAGTGGTGTCCCCATGCGCCGCAGGATCCCGGCCGCCTCCGCCGTCTTCTCCGGCGAATACGACGAGATGCCCACGTACAGCGCTTTGCCCTGGCGCACGGCCGCGTCGAGCGCGCCCATCGTCTCCTCCAGGGGCGTCGCCGGGTCGAAACGGTGCGAGTAAAAGATGTCGACGTAGTCGAGCCCCATGCGATGCAGGCTCTGGTCGAGGCTCGCGAGAAGGTACTTTCGCGACCCGAAGTTCCCGTAGGGGCCCGGCCACATGTCGTAGCCCGCCTTGGTCGAGATCACGAGCTCGTCCCGGTACGGGCGCAGATCCTTGGCCAGGATCTCGCCGAAGTTCGCCTCCGCCGAGCCGTACGGCGGACCGTAGTTGTTCGCCAGGTCGAAATGCGTGATGCCCAGGTCGAAGGCCCGACGCGCAATCGCACGCCCGTTCTCGAAGGGCCGGTCTCCGCCGAAGTTCTGCCAGAGGCCCAGCGAGATCAGCGGCAACTGCAGACCGCTGCGGCCCGACCGTCGATAGGCGATGCGCTCGTACCGATCCGACGCTGCAAGGTATCCTTTTTCCATGCGCCAGACTTACCCCAGTCAGAAGGCGCCCGACAGGCTCGCGCCCACCGCCGTGATCTGCACGTGCTGCAGGTGCAGCCCCGCCCGCGGGCGCTTCTCTGCGGGGGTCAGCAGGAAGTACACGCCCACGCCCGCAGCCACCGCCCCCAGCGCAAACGAGACCGTGCTCACGGTCGCAAAGGTCTTGCCCTGCCGCGCGGCGTCCACCGAAGCGCCATCGCACCGGTCGTAGTCGGGCCCGCACGTATCCTTCACCGTGCCGGCCCGCAACAGCGCCATCAGCCCCGTCACCGTTCCCGCAGCCAGCCCCACGGCCCCGACGCCCAGCAGCGCGTAACCCAGCGTCGAGCGCCCCTGGCCCGAGCCGGTTTCGCTCCCGCGCGGCGGACCCTCCGTCCGCCCCGGCACCGATCGCACGTCCCGCGGCGGCGACGGGTCCTGTGCATCCAGCGCGAGGACCACCGTCACCTCCCGGGACTCCCCTTCGGCCACGAGCACGCTCACCCGCGTCTCCTTGCGCCCCTCTGCAAGCGCCACCACCACGTGGTGGCCGGGGTCCACCGGAAGCGGAACCCCCAATGCGGCGTCCCCCAGATCGTGCTCGTCCCGGCGCACGCGCACCTTGGCCGGCAACGCTCCCGCGAGCCGCAC encodes:
- the mgrA gene encoding L-glyceraldehyde 3-phosphate reductase, whose amino-acid sequence is MEKGYLAASDRYERIAYRRSGRSGLQLPLISLGLWQNFGGDRPFENGRAIARRAFDLGITHFDLANNYGPPYGSAEANFGEILAKDLRPYRDELVISTKAGYDMWPGPYGNFGSRKYLLASLDQSLHRMGLDYVDIFYSHRFDPATPLEETMGALDAAVRQGKALYVGISSYSPEKTAEAAGILRRMGTPLLIHQPSYSLLNRWIEGGLLDVLEREGVGCIGFSPLAQGLLSSRYLEGVPEGSRASRPGSLGTEQLSKENLAKVRALDAIAKKRGQSLAQMALAWTLRDARMTSTLIGASSVTQLEENVAALSKLEFSAAELKEIDSHATDAGINLWAKSSAK
- a CDS encoding AAA family ATPase: MRRIVITGTGTGIGKTHFACAIARAASALKLRVAAFKPVETGVEPAGGEYTDSAQLAAVSSFHVKRWLDPVYTFREPISPHLAARRAGISLELQPILDAIRLFDDLDLNLVLLELVGGLFSPLNRKESNADLALALHQAAVASASAIPITQQIAVAAESSGAGAPVVVTPPPATEIPGSTSGTWSSSGASPSDPAFPSAAWSRADSFPPEHTASTPPAQDDSIPRVVLVAPDRLGVLHEIAATARAAEAMGLPIAGVVLAMPERPDSSTGLNGSEIQYVTAAPYLGTLRRAPIDTLASDLKISGFFNRLFG
- a CDS encoding 8-amino-7-oxononanoate synthase; the protein is MNQGAPSAQLETEPVAPSQPSSVFHVKQGAPPALAHLSEAIEALRTQDLLRERHAPLDPTSVSFCSNDYLGLASVPLTGHTPRGAGASRLMAGERAAHGELERALATWLRTEDALVFSSGYAANLGAVAALAQPGDVVVSDALNHASLIDGCRLSKARTIVVPHLDLDAVGQAIATAAPGRAWVVVESYYGMDADSPNLRALRALCDTTGAALIVDEAHALGVFGPDGRGLCAEQGVIPDVLIGTMGKSLGHSGAFVAGCRALTTWLWNRARPFVFSTGISPAVAASARRALDQSVAEPWRRHTVLSHSNHLRESLDAMGLTVLGYGHILPIVIGDARAAVEAAAKLHEHGLHVLAVRPPTVPYGTSRLRLTVTARHTDVHVENAIRALSLVLATSFEEPKS
- a CDS encoding cell division protein ZapA gives rise to the protein MDRRASQVMHVQVAGQRYKVVSSSSQAELTRLAAAVDAKLAELAHRPNPGAPPSIVLAAIALAHDLEQERAKRQRVEVKVRDLLRRILVRIDSALESSAEGEGSRSE